TGGGAACGCGCACCCTGTACGACTTCACGCGGGAAAAGCTGGGGCGAAACTTCACGCTGAGACTACCCGATTCGCGCTTCCGCTACCTGCGCATCACGCTGGCAGGAGCAGTGAAGCCCGGGGAGGTCGTGAGCGCGAAGGTGGCAAGGGTAGAAGAGGTGCCCGGCCGCTGGACGGAGATCGGAGTGAGTCCCCGCTTCACGCGCGACGGACGCACGACCGTCATCACCTGGGATGCGCCAGCCAATGTTCCGCTGGAGCGGCTGTCATTCGAAGTGGAGGACGGGCAGGAGAACTTTCGCCGCGACTTCCGGGTATTCAACGCCGAGGGTCGCGAAGTAGCGTCGGGCACGGTCACGCGCGTGCGCCTGCCACGCGCCGCCGACTCCGGCACGGAAAGCCTGACGTTCGAGCTGCCGGGCCTGCGCTCGCGCAGCTTCCGCGTGGTCATCGAAAATGGCGACGATCCGCCGCTGCGCCTTTCGGCGGTCCGCGCGTGGTTCACGGAGCGCCGCGTCTACTTTGATCCCAAGGGCAAGGAGCGGCTGCGGCTGTATTACGGCGACCCCGAATTGACAGCACCGGTCTACGATTACGCAAAATTCTTCCGCGCGGAAGAGTCGGCGGCGAGGGCCGGACTTGCCGGCCCGCGGGAAAGTGCAGGGTATACCGGGCGTCCCGACCGTCGGCCGTGGAGCGACCGCCATCCGGAGGTGCTGTGGGCCGCGCTCATCCTGGCCGTGGCTGGTCTGGGCGCGCTGGCGCTGCGCAGCCTGAAGACCTAGGAAGCTAACGCAGGGCTTCTTCGACCTCGGAGAGCCAGTCAGGTTTCTTGAGGACTTCTCGGGGCTTGGGGCCGTCGGCGGCGCCCACGATGCCGTCTTTTTCCATCAGGTCGATGAGGTGGGCGGCGCGTCCGTAGCCGATGCGCAGACGCCGCTGCAAGAGCGACGTCGAAGCCTTGCCGAACTCCACCACCAGGCGCACGGCGTCTTCGTAGAGCTCGTCCTGTTCCTCGTCGCCCAGTCCGCCGTCCTCGCCGCCTTCGCCACGCGCATTCTCATCGCGCGGCGCCTGCAGGAACTTCTCGTCGTACTGGGCGGAAGCCTGCGCCTTCCAGAACTCGACCACGGCGGTGATTTCCTTTTCCGTGACGTAGGGCGCATGCAGGCGATGAACGCGCGCCGAGCCCGCCGGCAGGTAAAGCAGGTCGCCGCGGCCCAGAAGGGCTTCGGCGCCGTTGGCGTCGAGGATGGTTCGCGAGTCCACCTTGGTGGCCACGCGGAAGGAGATGCGCGCCGGGAAGTTGGCCTTGATGAGTCCGGTGATGACGTCCACGGAGGGCCGCTGCGTCGCCAGCACCAGGTGGATGCCGACGGCTCGCGCCATCTGCGCCAGCCGGGTGATGGACTCCTCGACGTTGGCCCGGTCGAGCATCATCAGGTCGGCCAGTTCGTCGATCACGATGACGATGTAGGGAAGTGGCCGGTTGGCCTCGTCCTGCTTCTCGAACAGGCTGGGCGTATGCTCGTCGCCGAACAGCTTGTTGTACTGGTCGATGTTGCGCACGCTGTGCTCGGCCAGGAGCTTGAGCCGCCGCTCCATCTCGCGGCAGGCGTTGCGCAGCGCGTAGGCCGCCAGCTTCGGCTCGGTGATGATGGGCGTGTACAGGTGCGGCACGCCTTCGTAGATGCCCAACTCCAGCCGCTTGGGGTCAACCAGGATCAAACGAATCTGCTCGGGCGTGGCCTTGTAGAGCATGGACATGATCATGGCGTTGATGGCTACGCTCTTGCCCGTGCCGGTGGCGCCGGCGATGAGCAGGTGCGGCATGGTGGCCAGATCGGCCACCACCAGGCGGCCGTTGATGTCCTTGCCCATGGAGAGGGTCAGCTTCGACTTGGAGGCTGCGAACTCCTGCGCTTCGATCACTTCGCGCAGCCAGATGGTTTCCCGCTCGCGGTTCGGCACCTGGATTCCGACCGTGGACTTGCCGGCCATGCGCTCGATGAGGATGCTCTCGGCGCGCAGCGCCAGGCAGAGGTCATCGGCGAGATTGGTGATGCGGCTGTACTTGATGCCCGCTTCCGGCTTGAGTTCGAACGTCGTGACCACCGGGCCGGGATTGATATGCGTCACCTGGCCGTGCACGTCGAACTCCGCGCACTTTTCCGTGAGAATCTGCGCCAGGTTGCGAAGCTGCTCTTCATCCACCACACCCTGCTCCTCGGGGCGGTGCAGCAGGGAACTCGAGGGCAGGCGATAACCCCCGGTGATGCGCGGCATCACCGTCTTTGTCTTGAGCGCGGCATCGGCTCGCGAGCCCAGTTGCGGTTCTTCTCCTGCGGCTGCCGGCCTGGAATCGCTCCGGAAGGGAGCGGGAGCAGTCGGGGCTCCGAGAGTGGCTGACTGGGGCCCCGCTGCGGCCGTCATGGCTCGGCGCTCCGCCAGCTTCTCCGCCAGTCTCTCCGCAACCGTCTTGCTCGGCGGCGTAGATGGGGGTACTTGCTTGCGGACCTGTGCTGCCTGGAGCGCGGCCCGCTGGGCGGCGATGCGACGTTTTTCCAGCTCGCGCTGCGCGTGTGCTTTGGCGCGCGCATTCCGCCAGTCCATCAAGCGGTCGCGGGCGGCAATCGCGAAGGCGAAGCGGGTCTCCAGCCACAATCGCATCGCGCCGAAGGAGAAGGCGGTCGAGAGATAGAGCGCCACGGCAATGGCAGTCAGCGCCACCAGGTAGGCGCCGGCGACGTTGAGATAGTGGATCAGGAAGTCGCCGAGAATACGTCCCAGCAGGCCCTCGATGGGTATGGCGCCCAGCCAGCGCGGGTGCCAGGGCAGGATTGCCAGCAGCGCGGGCAGGAAAAGCAGCAGCGCCCCACATCCCAGCGACTTGGCGACGGGTGAACTGACCGGTCGCGAACGGAACCAGCATAGGCCCAGCATGCCCAGCATCACCGGGAGCAGGAAAATGGGAATGCCGCCCAACTGCAGCAGCAGGTCCGCGATGACCGCGCCCACCATGCCCACCCAGTTGCGGGCGGGATGCGATGCCCCGGGAGAAGCCGCCGTGTTGAGCGACGGATCGAGCGGCGAGTAGGAGGCAAGCGCCAGCAACAACAACAGCGCTCCCACCAACTGCAGCAAGCCGATCAGCTCATTCAGGCGGCGGTTGTTCGTGGGGGTGAAAAGGCGCGAAAAGTGCTTCATTCCGGCGTAATCGAAGTGGCACACGAACCACCGAGCGGCACAAGGGGCCGCGCGAACGTGTGCGAACTACGCCAGAGCCGTTAGTGATTATCGTTCAGCGATCCGCCGGTGACAACCAAATTCTGCCCGGGGGAAGCCCGAATGGTAGCAGGCTGAAGGAGCGGAGGTGACGCCGTAAGCGATTGGCGCAGAAGCAGTTCGGGATGGAAGCCTCAGAATTGCGCGGCGCCGTCCACCGACTTCCACAAGTACCAGGCCGCGACCGAGCAGTAGGGGTGCCAGGGCCGGGCAATGCGCTCCACGTGGCGAGGCGTGACCTTGCGCTTGCGGTAGGCGCGGCGGATGGCATTTTGCACGCCCAGATCACCGGTGGGCAGGACGTTGGGACGGCGCAAGGCGAACATGAGGAACATCTGCGCGGTCCACACGCCGATGCCTTTCACGCGTGTGAGCACCGCGATGACTTCCGCGTCTTCCATTTTTTCCAGGGACTCAAGATCCAGCTCGCCATTGCGTGCGTGGCGCGCCAGGTCACGCACGTAGCGCAGCTTCTGTTTGGAGAGCCCGCAGGCGCGCAGCTTGTTGGGATGGAGCGCGAGAATGCGCTCCGGCTCGAGCTTGCCCCCGCAGGCTTCGACCACGCGACGGGCAATGGTTGCGGCTGCCTTGCCGCTCAACTGCTGGTAGATGATGGCGCGCGCCAGCGTGTCGAACGAGGGTTCGTCGTACTCCATGCGGAACTCGCCCACGCGCTCGATGATGGCGCCCAGCACAGGATCGGAACGGCGCAGGTGGTTGAGGGCGTGCTGCATCGGTGCGGAATGCCTTTGGAAGTGCGGGGCTAGGTGACGCTGGTCTCCTGGTAGGTCCCGTACACCTCGCGCAGGGCTTCGCAGACTTCACCTACGGTGGCGTAGGCGCGGACGCACTCGAGGATGTACGGCATGGTGTTGGCGTCAGAGACGCGGCCGTTGCCGGCTGCCTTGGGTTCCTGGGCAGCGGCACGCTTCAGCGCATCGAGGCGACGGCGGACTTCGTCGTTGGAGCGGCGCTGTCTGAGCGCGGCCAGCTTCTCCGACTGGTGGCGGGCGACGGATTCATCGATGTAAAGCGTATCCGGCGGACGGTCTTCTTCCATCGTGAATTCGTTCACGCCCACGATGATCTTCTCTTTGGCCTCGACGGCGCGCTGGTACTGGTAAGCGGACTCCGCAATCTCCTTTTGCGGGTAGCCGCGCTCGATGGCCTGCACCATGCCGCCCATGGCGTCGAGCTTCTTGAAGTACTCTTGTGCTCCTTCCTCCATCTCCAGCGTGAGCTTCTCGACGAAGTAGCTGCCGCCGAGCGGATCTACGGTGTTGGGCACGCCCGACTCGTAGGCCAGGATCTGCTGGGTGCGCAGCGCGATGCGGGCAGCATCGGCGGTGGGCAGGGCCAGGGCTTCGTCGAAGCCGTCGCAATGCAGGGATTGCGTTCCGCCCAGCACCGCGGCCAGAGCCTGGATGGCCACGCGCGCAATGTTGTTCATGGCCTGCTGCGCGGTGAGGGAGACACCGGCGGTCTGCGTGTGGAAGCGCAACAGCCGGGTGCGGTCGTTCTTCGCCCCGAAGCGGTCCTTCATCACCCCGTACCAGAGTTTGCGCGCGGCGCGGTACTTGGCGATCTCCTCGAAGAAATCGTTGTGCGCGTTGAAGAAGAAGCTGAGGCGGGGGCCGAACTCGTCCACGTCCAGGCCGCGCCGGCGGGCCCATTCCACGTACTCGATGCCGTCGTAGAGCGTGAAGGCCAGCTCCTGGACCGCGGTGGAGCCGGCTTCGCGAATGTGGTAACCGCTGATGGAGATGGTGTTGAAGCGGGGCGTGAACGCGGAGCCGAACTCGAACGTATCCACCACCAGCCGCATGGAGGGTGCGGGCGGGTAGATGTACTCCTTCTGCGCGATGTACTCCTTGAGGATGTCGTTCTGGGTGGTGCCGGAGATCCTCTTCCAGTCGGCGCCCTGCTTTTCCGCCACCGCCAGGTACATCGCCCACAGGACCGACGCAGGCGAATTGATGGTCATGGAGACGGTGGTGTGTTCCAGGTCGATGCCGTTAAACAGGATCTCCATGTCCTCGAGCGAATCGATGGCCACGCCACACTTGCCGACCTCGCCTTCGCTGGCGGGATGATCGCTGTCATAGCCCATCAGGGTGGGCAGGTCGAAGGCGACGGAGAGCCCGCCGCTGCCGTGCTCCAGCAGGTACTTGTAGCGCTCGTTGGTCTCTTCCGGCGAAGCGAAGCCGGAGAACTGGCGCATGGTCCACAGCTTGCCGCGGTAGCCGGAAGCGTGAATGCCGCGGGTGTAAGGCGGCTGGCCGGGATAGTTCAGGTGCTTCTCGTAGCTCCAGTCTTCCGGCAGATCGGCCTGGGTGTAGAGCCTCCGAATAGGAACGCCGGAAATGGTGGTAAAACGCGCGTTCCCGTGCTCGTC
This window of the Terriglobales bacterium genome carries:
- a CDS encoding DNA-3-methyladenine glycosylase, with amino-acid sequence MQHALNHLRRSDPVLGAIIERVGEFRMEYDEPSFDTLARAIIYQQLSGKAAATIARRVVEACGGKLEPERILALHPNKLRACGLSKQKLRYVRDLARHARNGELDLESLEKMEDAEVIAVLTRVKGIGVWTAQMFLMFALRRPNVLPTGDLGVQNAIRRAYRKRKVTPRHVERIARPWHPYCSVAAWYLWKSVDGAAQF
- a CDS encoding methylmalonyl-CoA mutase family protein; this encodes MAPERKPAEKLAESPIQDVFEGRHPSQSEKEWAEEALAPTLERHPEKPIGAPTGVNQDEHGNARFTTISGVPIRRLYTQADLPEDWSYEKHLNYPGQPPYTRGIHASGYRGKLWTMRQFSGFASPEETNERYKYLLEHGSGGLSVAFDLPTLMGYDSDHPASEGEVGKCGVAIDSLEDMEILFNGIDLEHTTVSMTINSPASVLWAMYLAVAEKQGADWKRISGTTQNDILKEYIAQKEYIYPPAPSMRLVVDTFEFGSAFTPRFNTISISGYHIREAGSTAVQELAFTLYDGIEYVEWARRRGLDVDEFGPRLSFFFNAHNDFFEEIAKYRAARKLWYGVMKDRFGAKNDRTRLLRFHTQTAGVSLTAQQAMNNIARVAIQALAAVLGGTQSLHCDGFDEALALPTADAARIALRTQQILAYESGVPNTVDPLGGSYFVEKLTLEMEEGAQEYFKKLDAMGGMVQAIERGYPQKEIAESAYQYQRAVEAKEKIIVGVNEFTMEEDRPPDTLYIDESVARHQSEKLAALRQRRSNDEVRRRLDALKRAAAQEPKAAGNGRVSDANTMPYILECVRAYATVGEVCEALREVYGTYQETSVT
- a CDS encoding DUF3999 family protein yields the protein MRWRLAVLLLAALAHPAWAASDASISYFTHVRDVSVSDPERQNYAVVDAEMFRVARNDLGDLRLYTLEGTEVPYALAVQHSASRSTEDEVRVLQPGTIGGRTQFVLDVSKVEEYNRITLGLDARDFIAQATVEGQDNLRQSRWVNLGTRTLYDFTREKLGRNFTLRLPDSRFRYLRITLAGAVKPGEVVSAKVARVEEVPGRWTEIGVSPRFTRDGRTTVITWDAPANVPLERLSFEVEDGQENFRRDFRVFNAEGREVASGTVTRVRLPRAADSGTESLTFELPGLRSRSFRVVIENGDDPPLRLSAVRAWFTERRVYFDPKGKERLRLYYGDPELTAPVYDYAKFFRAEESAARAGLAGPRESAGYTGRPDRRPWSDRHPEVLWAALILAVAGLGALALRSLKT
- a CDS encoding DNA translocase FtsK, whose amino-acid sequence is MKHFSRLFTPTNNRRLNELIGLLQLVGALLLLLALASYSPLDPSLNTAASPGASHPARNWVGMVGAVIADLLLQLGGIPIFLLPVMLGMLGLCWFRSRPVSSPVAKSLGCGALLLFLPALLAILPWHPRWLGAIPIEGLLGRILGDFLIHYLNVAGAYLVALTAIAVALYLSTAFSFGAMRLWLETRFAFAIAARDRLMDWRNARAKAHAQRELEKRRIAAQRAALQAAQVRKQVPPSTPPSKTVAERLAEKLAERRAMTAAAGPQSATLGAPTAPAPFRSDSRPAAAGEEPQLGSRADAALKTKTVMPRITGGYRLPSSSLLHRPEEQGVVDEEQLRNLAQILTEKCAEFDVHGQVTHINPGPVVTTFELKPEAGIKYSRITNLADDLCLALRAESILIERMAGKSTVGIQVPNRERETIWLREVIEAQEFAASKSKLTLSMGKDINGRLVVADLATMPHLLIAGATGTGKSVAINAMIMSMLYKATPEQIRLILVDPKRLELGIYEGVPHLYTPIITEPKLAAYALRNACREMERRLKLLAEHSVRNIDQYNKLFGDEHTPSLFEKQDEANRPLPYIVIVIDELADLMMLDRANVEESITRLAQMARAVGIHLVLATQRPSVDVITGLIKANFPARISFRVATKVDSRTILDANGAEALLGRGDLLYLPAGSARVHRLHAPYVTEKEITAVVEFWKAQASAQYDEKFLQAPRDENARGEGGEDGGLGDEEQDELYEDAVRLVVEFGKASTSLLQRRLRIGYGRAAHLIDLMEKDGIVGAADGPKPREVLKKPDWLSEVEEALR